In Dehalococcoidia bacterium, the sequence CATATATAGCGGTCCTCAGCTGGCAGGAGGCGAGTGTAACCACCAGTCACGCCACGAGCTATTATGGAGACCTTGTGCACCGCGTCGGCGTTGGGAAGCATCCTGGCGACCAGGGCATGGCCTGATTCATGGTAAGCGGTGATCTCCTTCTCCTTAGGGCTGATGATCCTGCTCTTGCGCTCCGGCCCTGCTATCACCCGGTCGACCGACTCCTCAAGCTCCTCAAGGCCGATCTTCTTCTTATTACGCCGCGCCGCCAGTATGGCTGCCTCATTCACCAGATTGGCGAGGTCAGCGCCGGAAAAACCCGGGGTCTGTTTAGCCACGGTCTCCAGGTTAGCCGAATCATCCATCGGCAGGCCTCTGGCATGCACCTCCAGGATCGCCCTACGGCCCTTAATATCGGGGCGGTCCAGCACCACCTGTCGGTCGAAGCGGCCAGGTCGAAGAAGCGCCGGATCCAGGATGTCGGGTCGATTGGTCGCAGCGAGTACGATAACCTTAGTAGAGGTCTCAAAGCCATCCATCTCCACCAGTATCTGGTTCAGGGTCTGCTCTCGCTCATCATGTCCACCGCCAAACCCCGCACCTCGGTGGCGACCCACGGCATCGATCTCATCGATAAACACAATACAGGGGCTATTGCGCTTGGCCTGCTCAAAGAGGTCCCTTACCCGGGAAGCTCCCACCCCGACAAACATCTCTACAAACTCGCTACCGCTCATGGAGTAGAAGGGGGCACCGGCCTCACCCGCCACCGCACGACCGAGCAGGGTCTTTCCGGTGCCCGGCGCTCCCACCAGCAGCACCCCCCGGGGGATGCGCGCCCCCAGCGAGGAGAACTTCTCCGGGTTCTTTAAGAATTCCACCACCTCCTCGAGCTCCGCCTTCGCTTCATCCACCCCGGCGACATCATTGAAGGTAACGGCGGGGTTGGTGCTGGGAAACAGGCGCGCCTTGCTCCGCCCGAAGCTCATCGCCTGATTCCCCGCTCCCCGCGCCCGGCTGAAGATGAACCAGATTACACCAACAAAGAGCAGTAAAGGAAGCAGGGTGAAGAGCAAACTGCCCCAGTCAAAGCCGCTCTCAGGGATAAAATCAACCTCTACATCACCTATGGCAACATTCCAAGGATCTTTACTCAGATATTCTTCCACTGCAGCCTGGTTTTCAAAAGGACCGGTCTCCACCCGCAGCACCGGAGCTTCACTATCCCATCCGGAAAGATAATTACCTTGAGCTTCAAACTTCGTAATCTTTCCCTGCTCATAATCGCTAATTAACTCATTCATGGTCCCTGTCGGAACCTCTTCAGAAGAGGGGTTGTAAAAGAAAAAAAGGATCGCTATGACCGCCACGATAACGACCATGTAAATAACGCCTCTTTTAAGATGCTTCGAACCCATCCATATCTCCAGACCGCTAGCCCTGCCGCGGTAGTGTATTACTATACCAGTATACCAGAAAACGCCTCACAATTAAATCTAAAGGGGGCGTTACGGTTGCCTCGCTGCTCAAGCTGTATTATACTGAGTAGTGATGAGCCTGGATGACGCTTACGAGAATGCGCTAAGAGACATGGCACGGCTCAGACCAAACGTTGCTGCCGCTACCAGCGGGTGCAGCTTCGATGAGGGCCGCTTCACCGTGCCCTTCTTCCACCGCTCCTTCTCCGTCCACTTCCCCGAGATTAAGGTGTCCGAGGTGGGAAGCGATACCCCACGCCCCCCTTGGCTCGACATACTTCTAATGCATTACCTGGTGAATGCCGATGGCACGCCCGTATCTGGCACGTGGATTGCCTATCGTAATCTCCCCGGTGCCCACCTATTCGAGCAAAGGTTCAACAACATGGCGATACGACCCCTGCTGGATAGCTTCGGCAACGATGCTGACGGGTTTCGCCAGGCAGCCCTGGCCATCGGTGGAAAGCCAATGACCCGCACCGGCGATGCCGCCTTCCGTTTTTTGGCGCTGCCCAAAATTCCTGTGGGGTGTATCCTGTATCTCGGCGATGATGAGGTATCCCCCTCCATCAGTATACTCTTCGATGCCGTTGCCCCCCACTATCTGCCCACCGAGGACCTTTCCTATCTGGGCCTCTCCCTGGTCATAGAATTACGCGGCCATAAAACATAGCTAAGGTGATGATGTGGGATACCCTGGCAAGATTTGACATGCCAACACAAAACCGAATCGCTTGGAGGGGAAATATAAGTAGCGAGTTGAGTAGTCATGGGTGAAGTAAAAGACCGGAGCGCTAACTCAACAGTGTACCGCCCGCGGAAACGGATTGGCTTAAACTTCGAGCCATGTGCTGGCGAGGTACGGGAAGCTTTTTAAAGGAGGCAAGCTATGTGTGATTGGTGTGAGAAGTATGGTGATGGGTATGACAGGTGGTACTTCAACCCCGCCAACTACGCGAGGAGGCTCTACAAGATTAGAAGGGAGGAGGCCGAGGCATCAGGGGCGGAGGCCAACCCCCAGTCCGCTGGGGGAATGGCAGTGGTGGGCCACGAGTTCCTGGAGGCCAGGGACAGGGGGGACACCGCGGAGGTGGAGCGGATGAAGCAGCAGGTAGAGGGTGCTTTGTGGCTTACCCACTTCGGGCAGGTTATAACCCTGGAGGAGGCGCTCAAGATCACCGACATCATGTATCCCATTTGCCTTATAACCTGTGCCTGCCGCCGCTCCATGGAGGGTCTCCCCGACGAGGAGAACTTCACCTGCATGGGCATGGGGCCAGGCATGTACAAGTGGGAGCGCTGGCCCGATACCTATAGGGGAGGGGTCCACTTCCTCACCCCCGATGAGGCAAAGGAGGTTCTAAACAAGCTGGACGAGAGGGGGCTGGTGCACTCCATATACACCTTTGGTACCCCCTATCTCGGCGGCCTTTGCAACTGTGACTACCCCGATTGTGCCGCCATCAGGACGGTGGTCGATCTCGATGTTAAGATCCTGTGGAAAGGGCACTACGTGGCCACGATCGACCCCGAGCTGTGCAATGGCTGCGCCTCCTGCGTGCACCGCTGCCAGTTCAAGGCGCTCAGCTTCATCCCCAGCAGGAACAAGGCCTACATCGACCAGTTCCAGTGCTTCGGCTGCGGTCTTTGCGCCACCGAGTGTGACCAGGATGCGATCACCCTGGTGGAGCGGACCAGCCTACCCGCACTGGCAAACGTATGGTAATCATGGATGGAGAGTGATTAAAATGCTGCCAACAGTAACCGTTGACGACGAAAAGTGTAAAGAGCCCGCCTCATGCCGCAAGTGCCTGCTTATCTGCCCCACCCATATCCTGGGACTGGGCACCGATGTAGGGGCACAGAAGTTCCGCGAGATAGACCCCAGCCACTTCATCGTGAGGCCGGTACGCCTCGACAAGTGTAGCGGCTGCATGGATTGTGTCCAGGTTTGCCCCCAGAATGCCATCCAGGTGAGCTTCAGCGGAGGTGATGCCAGATGACAATGGGTTGGAAGTACGCAAAGCCAATAAAGGAAAAACTGATAACCCTGGAGGAGCCGGGGAAAGCGCTGCCATTCGATGCCGACCGGGGGCTGGTGGAGGAGGTCATGGCGCGATGCGACATCAGGTCGCTGGTGGAAAGCCTGAAGGGCAAGGGTGAGAAAGCGGCCGGAGAGGCCCTGGAGTCCTTCGGCAGGGAGCTGATGAAGCTTACCATTGAGCTTGCCGATGGCAAGTACATCGACCGCACCGGCGAGATGGTGGAGAGAGTAGCCAGGCAGACGGGTATCTCCTTCCCCCATCGCCTCGAGCGCTATGTGGAGCTATCCATCCTGTCCTCTCGACCCACCGACAGGTGGAACATCGCCAGGGCTACCACCAGGGAGCTGGTGCTCCAGGTCTCCAGTTGTGCCCTGAACCAGGCACTAGCGGAGGCCGGACGCGCCCTCCCCTGCAAAGCGATGTGCCTTACCAGCTTCGAGGTTGCCGCTGCCAGGACCGGCGACAAATTAAACATGGAGATGAGCAAGACGCTGACCAAGGATGGCATGTGTGAGTTCAGTTTCTCGCTCCAGCCCTAGGATAAGGGTCGGTTTCGGCCTGTTCCTGCCGCTGCCACATCGCGGATGGCACAGGTCAGGGGGATTCAGCGGCCTGCAGTGCTCCAGTGGCTTCCGCGCCCACCGGGTAGGGCTGGAGGAGTTCCTGGAGGAGTGGTACGACCGAAGCTCCGAGAGCTGCGACCTCTTCGAGAATATTAGCAAGGTGGATAAATACAGCGTCACCTGCACCGTGTGTCGTCACTTCGAGGAGGAGTGCTGCGCCTCCGACTCCAAGGGCCCAAACATTCTAGGCCTGCTAAAGGCATCCTATATACACGATGGCCTGGCCTGGCACTAGCAACCGAAGAACCCAACTGACATTCTGACACCGATTTGTCGGAGGAGGAATCTCACTGATATTTTTTAATACCCCTTCTCTGCCCCTTAGCTTCACTCAGGGCTTCGGTTCAGAACACAACATGTCGCTCGCCAGCGGCACCACCGAGTTATGAAAATGGTGCATGTTTGAACCGGCTTTGTCTATCATTCCTGCGAAAGCAGTAATCCAGAGACTGGTCGGTCTAGATTCCCGCCTGCGCGGGAATGACAATGGTGTAGAATTCGTCCAGACACATCAGGGCTCTATTTTCGTAGCAACGATAGGGGGATGGGTTGGCATTAATGTACTGTGTGTGTGTACAAGCCATTGACAGGAGCAATGCAGAACCCTAGAATTATCTTCGAGAGCGGAAAGACGGAACAACTTGAATAGCGAATTTAACCGGGAGAAAACCCTAGCGCAAGCGGCAATGCATTTCCTTGCCAGCCTGCCTCAGCAGGAGAGGGCGGAATACCAGCAGGAGCTTAACAAGTTTGTGCGCTGGTATGGCAGCGAGCGCCCCTTGAGCGAGCTTGCCGCACGCGAGGTGGCGGGTTACGCCAAGGGGATAGAAGGCTCCCCGGTCAACGCCACTAAAAGGCTGACGCCGGTAAAGGCCTTCCTGGCACACGCCAGGAAGGAAGGCCTAATCAGGGAAAACCTCGCGGTCCATCTCCGGGTCAAGAAAGGCGCGCAAAAGAAGGGGTACCACGCTAAAGAAGCTGCACAGGCGATCACCTTCACACCGGAGGGTTACCGGGAGCTTAAAGATGAGCTTTCCTCCCTCAAAGAGGAGCGCCCCGGGATTGCCGAGGATATACGCCGGGCCGCTGCCGACAAGGACTTCAGCGAGAATGCCCCACTCGATGCCGCCAAGGACCATCAGGGAATGGTCGAGGGGCGGATCAGGCAACTGGAGACCATCCTCAAATCGGCAGTGGTAAAAACGGGGAAGGGAGATAGCGCAAAGGTAACGCTGGGCAGCACAGTTACCCTTGAGGACCTCTCCTTCCAGGAAGAGTTGCGCTA encodes:
- the ftsH gene encoding ATP-dependent zinc metalloprotease FtsH, with the translated sequence MGSKHLKRGVIYMVVIVAVIAILFFFYNPSSEEVPTGTMNELISDYEQGKITKFEAQGNYLSGWDSEAPVLRVETGPFENQAAVEEYLSKDPWNVAIGDVEVDFIPESGFDWGSLLFTLLPLLLFVGVIWFIFSRARGAGNQAMSFGRSKARLFPSTNPAVTFNDVAGVDEAKAELEEVVEFLKNPEKFSSLGARIPRGVLLVGAPGTGKTLLGRAVAGEAGAPFYSMSGSEFVEMFVGVGASRVRDLFEQAKRNSPCIVFIDEIDAVGRHRGAGFGGGHDEREQTLNQILVEMDGFETSTKVIVLAATNRPDILDPALLRPGRFDRQVVLDRPDIKGRRAILEVHARGLPMDDSANLETVAKQTPGFSGADLANLVNEAAILAARRNKKKIGLEELEESVDRVIAGPERKSRIISPKEKEITAYHESGHALVARMLPNADAVHKVSIIARGVTGGYTRLLPAEDRYIWTRSQFNDTLATLLGGHCAEVLIFGEMTTGPESDIGQATKIARRMVTEYGMSEKLGPRTFGRREEMVFLGREVAEQQKDYGDKVADEIDLEVDQLIQHAYSVANDILTRNRGKLVQLAEALISSETIEGEELEALFNKPVTEAAEDAATEAEKEVVNREPSARAAKSAKKRG
- a CDS encoding DUF3786 domain-containing protein — protein: MSLDDAYENALRDMARLRPNVAAATSGCSFDEGRFTVPFFHRSFSVHFPEIKVSEVGSDTPRPPWLDILLMHYLVNADGTPVSGTWIAYRNLPGAHLFEQRFNNMAIRPLLDSFGNDADGFRQAALAIGGKPMTRTGDAAFRFLALPKIPVGCILYLGDDEVSPSISILFDAVAPHYLPTEDLSYLGLSLVIELRGHKT
- a CDS encoding 4Fe-4S binding protein; this translates as MCDWCEKYGDGYDRWYFNPANYARRLYKIRREEAEASGAEANPQSAGGMAVVGHEFLEARDRGDTAEVERMKQQVEGALWLTHFGQVITLEEALKITDIMYPICLITCACRRSMEGLPDEENFTCMGMGPGMYKWERWPDTYRGGVHFLTPDEAKEVLNKLDERGLVHSIYTFGTPYLGGLCNCDYPDCAAIRTVVDLDVKILWKGHYVATIDPELCNGCASCVHRCQFKALSFIPSRNKAYIDQFQCFGCGLCATECDQDAITLVERTSLPALANVW
- a CDS encoding 4Fe-4S dicluster domain-containing protein; its protein translation is MLPTVTVDDEKCKEPASCRKCLLICPTHILGLGTDVGAQKFREIDPSHFIVRPVRLDKCSGCMDCVQVCPQNAIQVSFSGGDAR
- the greA gene encoding transcription elongation factor GreA, whose product is MNSEFNREKTLAQAAMHFLASLPQQERAEYQQELNKFVRWYGSERPLSELAAREVAGYAKGIEGSPVNATKRLTPVKAFLAHARKEGLIRENLAVHLRVKKGAQKKGYHAKEAAQAITFTPEGYRELKDELSSLKEERPGIAEDIRRAAADKDFSENAPLDAAKDHQGMVEGRIRQLETILKSAVVKTGKGDSAKVTLGSTVTLEDLSFQEELRYTLVNPREASPSRGKLSIDSPTGKALLNRREGEAIEVAAPAGMVRYRIARIEG